The Aeoliella mucimassa genome includes the window TGCTAGCTATGCGATCTCTGATTGTTGCCTGTGTGTTGGTGGTTCTCGCGGTGCCATCCTCATTTGCCCAAGCCGGTAAGCTTTCCCGCGCCCGCACTGCGGTTCGTGGACCTCAGACGTCGAGCAACGACGACGACCAGCAAACCGCACCCCCCGCCAGCAGCAATGCGAGCAGCAAATCGTCCGGCGGAAAGCTATCGCAGGCCCGCAACGAAGTTCGCCGGCCGAGTGCTCCCCAGCCCGCCCCCGCCCCGGCACCGCCAGCGGCCGATCCCCCACCCCACCACTCCGGCGGCGGTAGCTATCATCGTCCCCCTACCCGGAGCCACGGCGGCAGCCATTTTGGCTTTTTCATGTCGAGCCAGCCCTGCCCGACTCCTCCGGTGCGATGGAGCCACCCGGTGCACGCCTGCCCTCCGGTGTATACGTGCCGGCCGGCGGTCACCTGCACGCCCGCCCCGGTCTACGTGGTTTCCGAGCCAGCAGTGGTACTCGAAACTCCGGCCGAACCAGTGGAGTACGAGGAACGCATCGTGCCGGAGATCACGGAGCATTACCAATGGATGTTCACCCGCTATCCTTACGAACTGCCGGGTGCTGGATTCATGGCCAACACCACCGCCGACATTGGTTCGAACTGGTTTGGCCGCGCACAGATGGAAATGGGGAGCGATTTTGATGGGCTCGATCGCATCGGTTTCGGGCTGTTGGTCGAACACTCGAGCGGCTTGGGAATCGACTTCGATTGGGATAGCTACAGCGAAGACCTACCAGGGGGCGGGCACGACGAGTTGCACCTCGGCGAGTTCGACTTGCTCTATCGCGTGGCCGAGTCGGAGCGGTCGCTCGTGCGTCTGGGGTTGGGCACCGTGTGGCTCGGCGATTCGTACGATACCGACTATGGCATCAATTTCACGCTGAAGGCCGACTTCGCGCCGGTCGATCCGATCGTGCTCTCCGGCGAGCTGGACCTCGGCACCATCGGCGATGCGGAGCACCTGCATGCGGCTGGTACCGTGGGAGCGATGATCGGGCGGTGCGAACTGTACGGCGGCTACGACTACCAGCGGATCGGCGACGTGGAACTCGCTGGCCCGCTGCTTGGATTGCGAGTGTGGTTTTAGCCGGTTGGTTTAGATTTCGATCGCTGGTAGAAGCGAAAAACTGCACAAAGCTTGCTTGCTGAGCGTTGACTTACCATACTGAATCGTCCGCAGTTGAGCGATTCTTTTCCACCCCATAGGTCTGCGATGCTCGTTCGCTTTGTTGCCCCCGTGATGCTGGCGATGTTCCTGGTGCAGTCGGTGTCGTCCTCGGCGGCCACGATCGACGACTTCGCCACCTGGACCCTGGTGCAAGATCCACCTCATGCTGGCATGGCCGCATCGCTCGATAGTGGATCGCAGCTAACGCTCACGGCCATCGACGCGGTGCCCGATGCCGTCGACATTGGTTACCAGTCGATCAACGGGGCCAATGTTGCCAGCTCGACTTCGGGCTTCTACTTCTCACCTGCGGCCGACTTTACGATCGCGGTCGACTACGCGATCTCGAGCCAATCGTCGCAAGGGCTTGGTGGTATCGGCTTCGGCATTGGCGAAGATCAATCGGGTGCCAACTCAGCTGGCGTGGCCGTCGGCGTGCTCGATGGCATCGGCCTCGGCGTAGGGGGTGCTGCCCGCACGAACGACGTGAGCGATACCACGCTCGACGTACTTGGTGCTCCACTAGTGGGTCGACTGTTTGTCGACTACACCGCATCGACCGGCGACATTGCCTACGGCTACTCCGACACGCCGGGCGCGAGCAGCTTCTCGGTACTCGGCACCTTTGCCGCTCGCCAGCAAGAATGGAACGATCAGCCGCTATTGGCTTCGTTCTTTCTGCGGAGTCAGGATGGCTCGCCGGTGTCAGGGCCGCTGGAGAGCGGAACCCTGACTGCGGTATTCAGCAACTTCGAAGTGCTGGCCGGCAACGCGACTTCGGTGCCAGAACCTGCTAGCATGGTGCTACTCGCGACCGCGATGGGGTGTGCCCTGGGGGTGCTCCGCCGGCGGTAGCGGGCCTTTTCGACGGCCGAGCGTTGGCTAATGATTCGTGGGTCGCTGGCGACGACCTGATTTTCTAGGCACCTCATGCATTGCAGATAGGCAGGTACGATTATCGGTACCCACCGAACAATCGGCCGCCTAACGGTTAGCGTGCTGAAAGATTAGGCACTCGCTGCATCCTGAACATTGACCAACCGACGTAACTCGTTTAACCTAAACGAGTTGGCCCATGTGGCTCAGGTGGTAATCCTTTATTCAATCCGTAACGCACAGCGATGTCCGACAAACCTTGGGGTGGTGCTTTCGAGCAGCCAACCGACCAATTACTGGAGCAATTCAGCGAGAGTGTTAGCTTCGACCGAAGGCTCTATGCCCAAGATGTGCGCGGTTCGGTGGCACATGCTCGCATGCTGGCCGCGGTCGGCGTGCTGACTGATGACGAGCGCGATCAGATTGTGGACGGCTTGGTCCAGATTCGTGACGAAATCGCCAACAACTCCTTTGAGTTTAAAACATCGCTCGAAGATGTCCACATGAATATCGAGCGAGCGCTGGTGGAGCGGATCGGCGACGTCGGTCGCAAGCTGCACACCGGCCGCAGCCGCAACGATCAGGTATCCACCGACTTTCGCTTGTGGATTCGCGATCAGATCGACACGCTCGATCAACTCGCTGCCAACCTGCAACGAGCGTTCGTGCATCGGTGCGACTTGGACCCCGGCGTGATTCTGCCGGGCTATACGCATTTGCAACGGGCGCAACCAGTGCTCGCGTCGCACTACTGGCTCGCCTGGTGCGAGAAACTGGCTCGCGACCGCCAGCGACTGGCCGA containing:
- a CDS encoding PEP-CTERM sorting domain-containing protein (PEP-CTERM proteins occur, often in large numbers, in the proteomes of bacteria that also encode an exosortase, a predicted intramembrane cysteine proteinase. The presence of a PEP-CTERM domain at a protein's C-terminus predicts cleavage within the sorting domain, followed by covalent anchoring to some some component of the (usually Gram-negative) cell surface. Many PEP-CTERM proteins exhibit an unusual sequence composition that includes large numbers of potential glycosylation sites. Expression of one such protein has been shown restore the ability of a bacterium to form floc, a type of biofilm.); the encoded protein is MLVRFVAPVMLAMFLVQSVSSSAATIDDFATWTLVQDPPHAGMAASLDSGSQLTLTAIDAVPDAVDIGYQSINGANVASSTSGFYFSPAADFTIAVDYAISSQSSQGLGGIGFGIGEDQSGANSAGVAVGVLDGIGLGVGGAARTNDVSDTTLDVLGAPLVGRLFVDYTASTGDIAYGYSDTPGASSFSVLGTFAARQQEWNDQPLLASFFLRSQDGSPVSGPLESGTLTAVFSNFEVLAGNATSVPEPASMVLLATAMGCALGVLRRR